The Sporosarcina sp. Marseille-Q4943 genome includes the window CAATATCACGGTCAATGAATCTGTTCGTATCGACTTTTGCCATGAATTCCCCGTTTCGGTAAATTTCATATTCCGTAACGTCTTTAATTTCCTCCCAAGATAGCGCGATTTGCGTCCTTGCGACAATCGTCGTCATGACAAGCGATTGTAATGGGTTTTCGACATTTTTCTCTTCGGCAAAGGCCGATGTCTGCATGGCGATCACATCGACGACTTGATTGTTTTCCACACGCTCAATTATATAGTGATAGAGTTTTCCATGTTTGAAGTCCCCGTCCTGGAATTCCGGAACGGATCCTTCATACAAATGCTTGCCGTCCTTGTACACATTATAAAATCCACCGACATCATTCCATATGAATGAAATCAGGTCATGTTCATGCTTCACTGATTTAATTTCAAATAGCATACGGACCACCTCCTGCTTTCATTTTGCTGCATTGACAGACCACCTAAACATTGAACGGCTTTTTATTGTCAATGCCCTTGTTGCGGGATGGTGAAACAATGTGGCCTCCACTTCCAAAGCATTTTTTGGCGCGGGAAGAAAGTCCCTTTTTGGTGAAAAATTTGTTTATTCAATGGATAACTTCGTGAATTCAATAGATAACTCCCGGGATTCGATAGATAACATCCGGATGGCATAAAAAATCCCTCCGCATCTTCACGAAAGGATCAATCCAATAGCTTATACTTCACTGCAACGCTTCTTCCTTCCAAATTCGCTCCACTTGCGCACCGTCCTCTGTCACACGGACACGATAGACATCGGGATTCGTCAACGCCTGCCATTCCGGGAAACCGATCCGCTCATCATAACATCTCAACAGGAGCGTCATCAGATTCCCATGTGTCACGAGAACAGTTCGCGAACCGTCCGGCAGCTCATCCACCACTTTACAAACTCGCTCCATCGCTTCGTATGAAGATTCACCGCCTTCGTATTTCAAATGGATATCGAGAAAAGAGTCTTCCAGTTTCAGCAGCCAATCTTCAAATGAATGCGAGCTTAACGTCCGTTCTGCCAGCCGACTATCCTCTTCAAAATACATCCCTTTCTTATCAGCAATCGGATCCGCAGTCCTCCGCGCCCGGACGAAAGGACTCGTTATGATCCGGTCCACTTTCAGATCCGCAAAAAAATCCGCTAGCTTTCCAGCCTGAACAATCCCTTCAGTCGTCAAATCCGCGTGCGGCGATTGTCCTTCGGCTGCACAATGACGGACAATGTAAATGATCTTATCCAATTCGAACACCTCCATTCCTGTTTTTCCCTTGCGTGATTCAAAGAAAACATTGTTAGAGTTATCTCAATAATAACACTTCCGCTACAGGCATAAAAACCTCATTACAAGGGATCATAAAGTAATGGAGGTAGATGACATGAAAGATGCAAAGAAATTCACTGAAGCTGGAACCGATATTGAAGAAGTGAAACAGCAAAATGCAAACTCGGGCCTGACCTACAATGAAGTGAAGGAAATTCTTGCCCGTACTGGCGGCAAAGGGACTGCGCAGTATAGCGACACGGACCCGGAACAAATTAGAAAAGCGAACGAGCCAATTGAATGAAAAAACCGGTTCCCGTAATCGGAACCGGCTCTTCATTTCATATAACGATCGAGGAAGTGATCGACTTTCACTTTATATGTCTCACCCGCAAGCGCAAAGGCCTCGCCATGGTTCGCTTTCGGAACGAGGAATATGTCCGTTTCGCTCGGAGTGCTTCGTTCCAATTCCCCAGCCATCTCAGTCGGAACGAATGTATCATTCATTCCGTGGATATAAAAGATCGGCACTTGCGCCTTCTTCACTTGCTTCAAAGCGCTGGCTTCCCTAAATGAATAACCGGCTCGGACTTTCGTCAATGCACTTGTGCTGTCCAATAAAGGAAATGCCGGAAGATGGAACATCCGGTTCATTTGGTAGGTGAATAATTGATAGACAGATTGGTATGGACTGTCTGCAATAATAGCGTTCACTTGACGGGGAAGCTCTTCCTCGCCGCTCGCCATCAACACCGTCGCTGCTCCCATCGATAAACCATGATACGCCACTTCGGTTGTCGGTCCGAGCTTCTGCACTAACAAATTCGTCCAATCGATCAAATCGAGCCGATCCGGCCAGCCGAATCCGTAATAATCACCTTCACTTTTGCCATGCCCTCGCGCATCCGGCATAAAGATGTTGTAATCTAATTCATTATGATAATACTGTCCGAAGAGACCCATTTGCTTCGCGTGGCCTAAATAGCCATGCGTCAAAATGACAAGCCTGTTCGTGGGTTTGGACGCAGGCAAATAGTAGCCTGATAGCTTCAGCCCATCCCGCGAGGTCAAGTGGAGCGTTTCGAACTTTTGAGCAGCGACCCACTGTTTCCAGCCGCCATTCAGGTAAAGCTCCATCGTCTGATCGGACACTTCCAAATCGGCATTGCCCTGTAAGTACTCTTTCGGTCCGCGCTTGACTGCTAGCTCATAGAAAAAGAAGCTGCCCGCAATCTGTATGACTAGGAAGACGGTTGACAACAGAACCAATAATTTCTTCCAATGTATTTTAATCATTCTCATTCCCTTTATAGTCTCTTGGCATTAGTTGCCTACCATTATTATACAAGATAAAAAGAGAATAATGAATAAAATATTTACGTTTTCATAAAATTGGCATGCATATGTGAGTTATCACCGACTTTTTGTGTTTTATCACCGACTCTCTGAGCGTTATCACCGACTTTCGGTCCATTATCACCGCCCCCTTTGAATTTATCACCGCTTGACGACAATTCACGTTGATTTTCATCCACATTCAAGGGAATTAGATGAAACACAGAAGGACCCATCAAAAACCGTTGGTGCACGGTCAGTGATGGGTCCTTCAAATTACTAATGAAAAAAGCCGCGACTGACTGCAGGGGGAATGCAATCAATCGCGGCTCTCTCATTATTGCTCTTTTTCCTGTTTTTTATTCTCATCTTCTTTTGCAGCTTTGTCCGCACTTTTAAATTCTTTTTGGTATAGCACTTCCTGGGTCGAACTTAACCCGTAATTCCTTTCGGTCAGTCTTTCATGAGGTTCCTTCTTCTGTTTCATAGAAAAACGCTCCTTTCCGTCAACTACAATCAGTTTTCCCGGACAGCCGGATTTTAACCGGTTCATTTATTTCGCCATGTATCCGCTATCAATAAGACCTCTTGTTTCGTTATCGCTCGAGCAGGATATAAAAATATAGGAACGAAAATATAGCAATTCCCGGCACAGCTGTCATGGTTGTCCGTGGAGGAATCGAGTATAGTAATAGCAGGTGATGATATGAAAACAAAAATCTATATTGATAATGAAAAATTTGTTGCGGGCACGACATTGAAAGATGGAACTGCGCCTGAACATAATAATATGGCGTTCCATGCCTGTGTGAACCCCGAGACAGTACTGGAAAATCGAAAACGATTGGCGACCTTCTTGCAATGCAATCCAAAGGATTTCGTCTGCGCCAGTCAAACCCATAGCGCGAATCTGCATAAGGTGACCCTTGCAGATAAGGGGCGGGGCGCTGTAGTCGGAGCCACTGCCATTCCGGACACAGATGCGCTCTATACGACGGAGCCGAATCTCTTACTATGCAGCTTCACCGCCGACTGTGTACCGGTCATTTTTTATAATGAAGTGAATGGAATTGTCGGAGTAATTCATTCAGGATGGCAAGGAACTGTCAAAGAAATTACATTGAAGGTTTTTGAACGTTTGAAAAAAGAAGAAGGATGCGATCCAAGCGACTTCCACGTGCAACTCGGCATGGCGTTAAGTCAGGAGAAGTTTGAAGTGGACGAGGATGTATATGTGAAGTTCAAAGCGCTCGGCTATGCGGATGAATTCATTTATTTCAATGAAGCAACGAATAAATACCATATCGATAACCAGAAAACTGTTGAGAAGCAATTGAAGCTTGCAGGAATCCCGGAAAACCAGATTGATGTCGATCGGACATGCACCTATGTGAGCTCGGACGGCTTTTCCTACCGGCAAGACAAGCAGGCGGGAAGACATGCGAGTTTTATTATGAAGAAATGCAACTGATGCGGAAGTCTTTTGCTTTTTTTACGAATCACTAAAATAGAAATGAAATACCCGTCCTGCTAATGATGTAGCTGGGGACGGGTATTTCTTTTACGCTCATTGAATTTGGATAGCCTTGTTTCCTGCTACTCGATAGTTAGAAGAATCGAGTTCGGCACGTGGCTCGATTTCGACAATTAGGTCGAAAATTAACAGATGTGTCGAATACATTGTTTCTTCGGTTGCGCGAAGTGACTCGCTTTCTACTTGTTAGTCGACGATTGCGGGACGTTACTCGCATTCTACTTGTACGACGTCGATTACGCGAAGTTACACGAACCCTGCTTGTGCGTTTGCGATTTTCCGAAGTGTCCCGTACTCCTCCTGTGCGTTTGCGGTTTTCCGAAGTGTTCTGTACATTGCTTGTGCGATGATTGCGATTCTGCATAGTTACTCGAACTCTATTCTTACGTTTGTGGTTCCAGAATGCTTCCCAAACATTGTTTGTGCGACGGCGTTTGCGTGAAGTTACCCGTACCCTGCTCGTGCGACGGTGCTTACGTGAAGTTACCCGTACCCTGCTCGCGCGACGGTGTTTACGTGAGGTTACCCGAACCCTGCTTGTGCGACGGCGTTTGCGTGAGGTTACCCGAACCCTGCTTGTGCGACGGCGTTTGCGTGAGGTTACTCGAACCCTGCTTGTGCGACGGCGTTTGCGTGAGGTTACTCGAACCCTGCTTGTGCGACGCTGTTTGCGTGAGGTTACCCGAACCCTGCTTGTGCGACGCTGTTTGCGTGAGGTTACCCGAACCCTGCTCGTGCGCCGGTGTTTGCGTGAGGTTACCCGAACCCTGCTCGTAAGACGGCGTTTGCGCGAGGTTACTCGAACCCTGCTCGTTCTCCGTTTCTTCCGTGATGTCCTTCTATTGCTTCGAGGATCCTGAAACATAAAGTCTTCTAGACCTAACCGACTGACCTTTTCCCTAGCTCTTTGTATTTCATTTTCAAAAAAGAGTGACATGTCCAAACCTCCCCTCTCATGTTGTAGAGAAAGAATCCGCGCGTGTAATACGCCTTACTTCCTCTTCTTAAAATACGTTGCATACATGGCAGGAATAGAGTTAAGTGCACAACTTCCAAAAATTTTGTCATGGAAACATCCTTCATGATTATTCATAGAAATAGAATAATGAATGAAGGAGTGGGATTCTCATGGCAACGAACGAAAAATTACCTGAATATCGACTTTTTATTCACCCTTTGGATTTGCATGAACTGCGAAAAGACATTTGGATTGATGATCCTGTTTCTGCAAAACTAACGATTCATGGAAAAAAATACGAAGTGGACATCGCATATCGAGGTTCCCATATCCGCGGCTTTCCTAAAAAGTCATATCAAGTCTCCTTATACAAGCCTACAACGTATCGAAACGCAAACACATTTCATTTAAATGCAGAATATAAGGATCCTTCGTTAATGAGAAATAAACTTTCCTTCGATTTTTTTAATGAAATTGGCTGCCTCGCACCTCAATCACGGTTTGTCTTTTTGAAGGTGAATGGAAAAAACGAAGGGGTATACTTGGAATTGGAATCAGTGGATGATCGATTCCTTGCAAATCGAGGATTGCCAGCTGGTTCTATTTTTTATGCCGTCGATGGGGATGCTAATTTTTCGCTAATGAGCGACTTGGACAAAGAAGTGAAAAAATCACTTGCTATCGGATATGAGCTGAAATGTGGAGCTCAGGAAGACACAGACCATTTGCATCAAATGATCATAGACATTAATACGATTTCAAGGGAAGACTTTGAGAAGGAAATTGTGGACTATATTGATGTGGATAAATATTTACTCTGGCTCGCCGGGGTTGTTTTCACTCAAAATTTTGATGGATTCGTCCATAACTACGCACTCTACCGGAACGAGAAAAGCGGGTTGTATGAAATCATCCCTTGGGATTATGACGCCACTTGGGGAAGAGACGTAAATGGTGAGGAGATGAGAAGTGATTACTTACGAATTACTGGCTTCAATACACTTACAGCAAGGATTCTCGATAGTAGCACATTCCGGAACCAATATAAAAGCTTGTTGCAGGATATAGTAAACAATCAATTCACGGTGGAATATTTAAAGCCAAAAATAGAAAGAATGCATGCATCGCTTCGACCTTATGTATTATTGGATCCGTATAAAAAGGACAGTATTGATCGTTTTGATAAAGAACCTGACTACATTCTAAACTATATCGAAGAACGAACGGCATTTATTAAAAGAGAAGTAGAACTGCTTGATTAATTAGAAAAATCCACGCAGCCCTTTTTGAGGATTTGCGTGGATTTCATTATTATAGTGGACAAAGTTCCACATATTCCAATTGCTTCAGCTCATCGATCATGTCCAGCCAATGTTGAGGTTTGTTCGACAACACCGAATAGTAATCCGTTAAGAAATCGACGATGAGACTGGATGGGATTTCAGTCACTTGTTCATCCGTCGGCATGAAGCAGAAATCCAATCCTTCCACTGCCTCTCCGTCGTTTTTCCATGAAGGATGGATGTAAGGGAAATTGAGGCGCTTGTAGCCAAGATGGGAGAGCACTTCCCTCCGGACATACGGGTTCATGGCCATTACTCCGCCAAAATCGAAATCTTCGCGGTCATATGGATCATAAATTTCCGCGAACATGCCGAACAACGTCTTGCCATTTTCTTCCGCCAGCCGCCGTAAATCTTCTTCGCGCTTTTTCGCTAAGAAACGACCAATGCCGAGGCCCGACTGTCCAATGATCGTGAAATCCGTCATCGCGATATTCCAGTCCGGATAATAGCGGTACTCTGTAGCGCCAACCACTTCCCCTTCACGCACCGCAACGAAGACGCGGATGCTAGGGTCTTCGAGCGGCTCCTTCCATAGGTCGAACTCCAAAACCTCTTCCGGCGGGAAGATCTCCCCTAGTAATGTGTGCATCTTCGCGAATAGCGGATCTTCAATATCGTTTACGCGAATAAATTCCATTCTCTATTCCCCCCTTTTGAACGGATTCTTCCATTCCATCAATAACGCATAGTTATGCGACTCTTCGTCTTGCAAATAGTTTTCGATTAACGTAACCGGCATGCGTCCGCAGCGAAGCAAAAATGTGACGACAGGATCCTTTAACGTCCCTTGGACAACCTCATCGACATATTGCTGCGGGGATTTTTCACCCGCGACCTTCCCGTACCCGGGCATCCGCCCTCCGCCAAGAACCCGCTCAACATCAAGCTTGACGGCTAGTTGGTAGATCGCCTGCATCATCCACTTGCCAAGGCCCGCCTTCCGGAACTCGGGGCTGATGCAAATGTCGACAATATAAAGCGTGTCGCCGTCGGGATCATGGTTTCGAATAAACCCGCCATCCGTCACGTCTTCCCAAGTATGCATCGGCTCATCGGGATTGAAATTCACGAGCAAGCCCGTGAGCGATCCTATTATTCTTCCATCGTGCTCGACACAGACGGCACCCTCAGGGAACAAACTTACGTGATTCTCCAACTGTTCCCGGCTCCACCAAAGTTCTTCCGGGAATGGCGGTGGAAAACAATCCGCTTGCAGAGCGATCATGGCATCGAAGTCCGACCGTGTATAATTGCGGACGACAACAGGAATGAAACTCCCCTCATGGGGGACCATCACTTCACTGCGATATGCCACTGCTCTCGCTCCTGATTGGATTTGCTCCCCAATCTGTATACAGATCGGTTCTGCGATCACGCCAAGTTGTCACCGAACCTTTCTCACGCACTTCGTACAACAAGCTCAAATCGAGATCCGCTGTAACGAGCATATCGTCGTTCAACTCGCCTTCCGCAGCCAATCCTTTTGGTGGGAACGGAATGTCGTTCGGCGTGATGATTGCGGCTTGCCCAAAGTTCGCGCGCATGAAATCGACAGTCTGCAAGGAGCCGACCGTACCCGTCAACACGACGTATACTTGGTTTTCAATCGCACGCGCGTGGCTCGTATACCGGACGCGATAAAACCCATGACGGTCATCCGTGCAAGACGGACAGAAAATAACATCTGCACCCGCCGCCTTCACCATCCGAACGATTTCGGGGAATTCGATATCATAGCACGTAAGGATGGCAATTCTGCCCTTTTCTGTATCGAAAACTTTCAGCTCATCGCCGGCTGCCATATTCCATCCTTCAATTTCGAATGGGGTTATGTGCAATTTCGCTTGCTCTTCCACTGTGCCATCCGGGAAGAATAGATGAGCGACATTATAAAGGCGCCCCTCACGCTGGATGACATGAGTGCCGCCGATTATATGCATGTTTGTCTCTTTTGCTAACGTTGTGAACAGTTCAATGTATTGATCCGTAAAGCCCGGCAGCGCCTCAATCGATAACGCTTTTCCGTGTTCATCACCAATCGACAGCAATTGCGTAGTAAAAAATTCCGGAAATAAAACAAACTCTGCCCCGTATTCCTGGGCATTGCGAATATAGTGCTCACATTGTGCCGCAAACTCCTCAAAGGAGCTGATTGAATGCAGATGATATTGCACAGCAGAAACGCGAAGTTTCATTGACCTAACCCCCTAATATTTGTATTTAGCAACATCATAATACATGGGGAGGGTAAAGTCATGCTTTATTTTCCAAATTGGTGGCACAGTTTGCGCCATAACCGAAAACGAAAAGGATGCCCAACGAAATCGTCAGGCATCCATCTAAACTCTATTGCTTTTGCTGTCTTTTCAATTCATTACGGGCTTCCTCTTTAATTGACTCTATTTGCGCCTCCGCTTTTTTAGCTGCTTCGTTCGCTATTGCGGCCGAGTCTTTCGGAAGTCCGTTTGGCTTTTCATTTTTATCTCCAGCGTAGCTTTTCATGATGTCGTTCCTCCTAACGTTTATACGACTAGTATTCCCAAAAAGGAGGCCATCCAAAACATGCAGATCATCTCGTCAATGCATAATAAAGGACATACAGCCAGCTAAGGACTCCATGGAAGATTGCCCAAAGGATCGATTTGTGTACGCTCCAGGAAATGACGACAGCCAAACAAGTGCCAAGACCGATGCCGCGCTCCAACATCTTTTTCTCCAACTCATCCCTCCTATAGTCCAATATAGTTACGACCGTAATTTTTCATGAACTTTATGCCCGTATGTTTTTTTGTCTTTCCACCGCACTCGAAGCTTATTTTCAATATGCAAGGGTAAACTTGGACTAAAAAGGATGAATGGATTCATGATGTACGATTGTGTCATAATCGGCGGCGGCCCGGCTGGTTTGAATGCCGCCCTTGTGCTTGGACGAGCGAGAAGAAAGGTGCTTCTATTCGATGATAATCAAGCCCGGAACCGGGTGACACGCGAGGCTCATGGATTCATTACACGAGACGGCATCCTGCCGGACGAGTTCCGGCGACTTGCTCATCGGGATATCGCCAACTATCCTTCCGTGGAAATAAAAAGCGAAAAGGTTGCTTCTATTAAGGGGCTGGACAACAACCATTTTGAATTGGAAACAGCGGAAGGCAACAGCTTTCAAACGATAAAAATCATACTAGCGACAGGTTTGAAAGACGAGCAGCCGAACATCCCGAACATCGAAAAGTTCTACGGGACGAGCCTGTTCAGCTGTCCGTACTGTGACGGTTGGGAGCTCCGTGATAAGCCGCTCGCCGTCATTGCGGATAAAAACGTATACAAGCTCGCGAAAGAAGTTTTTATATGGAGCAAGGATCTAGCGGTGTTTACAAATGGCGAAGGACGGCTTGAGGCCGATGAATGTAATAAGCTGCTCGCGAAAGGCATCCAAGTCTATGAAGACAATATCGCAGGGCTGGAAGGTGAAAATGGACAACTGCGAAGTGTCCGGCTGGAGGATGGCACCCTCATTGACCGTGCCGGCGGGTTCGTCACTCCCCTTTGGAGCCATTGCAATCAGTTCGCGGAAGAGCTCGGCTGTAAGCTGAATGAATACGGCGGCATCCAGACCGACGAGTACGGCAGGACGAATGTGTGGAATGTCTATGCTGCAGGGGACGCCGCGCATATCGTCCCTGCACAACTTGTCATTGCGGCGGGATCCGGAAGTGCGGCAGCTATCGGGGTGAATGGTGATTTGACGAATGAATACTTTGGCGACTGATATGAAATGTAAAAGTGCCTGTGCAGGATTCGACTGCACAGGCGTTTTCCGTTATTGATTAACGACGATGATGAACGCGTCGAATCCTGCGGCCTTCAAATCGGCTACTTGCTTGTCCGCGTTCGACTTGTCCGCAAATG containing:
- a CDS encoding histidine phosphatase family protein, with the translated sequence MDKIIYIVRHCAAEGQSPHADLTTEGIVQAGKLADFFADLKVDRIITSPFVRARRTADPIADKKGMYFEEDSRLAERTLSSHSFEDWLLKLEDSFLDIHLKYEGGESSYEAMERVCKVVDELPDGSRTVLVTHGNLMTLLLRCYDERIGFPEWQALTNPDVYRVRVTEDGAQVERIWKEEALQ
- a CDS encoding gamma-type small acid-soluble spore protein, whose translation is MKDAKKFTEAGTDIEEVKQQNANSGLTYNEVKEILARTGGKGTAQYSDTDPEQIRKANEPIE
- a CDS encoding alpha/beta hydrolase, with product MIKIHWKKLLVLLSTVFLVIQIAGSFFFYELAVKRGPKEYLQGNADLEVSDQTMELYLNGGWKQWVAAQKFETLHLTSRDGLKLSGYYLPASKPTNRLVILTHGYLGHAKQMGLFGQYYHNELDYNIFMPDARGHGKSEGDYYGFGWPDRLDLIDWTNLLVQKLGPTTEVAYHGLSMGAATVLMASGEEELPRQVNAIIADSPYQSVYQLFTYQMNRMFHLPAFPLLDSTSALTKVRAGYSFREASALKQVKKAQVPIFYIHGMNDTFVPTEMAGELERSTPSETDIFLVPKANHGEAFALAGETYKVKVDHFLDRYMK
- a CDS encoding YfhE family protein, producing MKQKKEPHERLTERNYGLSSTQEVLYQKEFKSADKAAKEDENKKQEKEQ
- the pgeF gene encoding peptidoglycan editing factor PgeF; the protein is MKTKIYIDNEKFVAGTTLKDGTAPEHNNMAFHACVNPETVLENRKRLATFLQCNPKDFVCASQTHSANLHKVTLADKGRGAVVGATAIPDTDALYTTEPNLLLCSFTADCVPVIFYNEVNGIVGVIHSGWQGTVKEITLKVFERLKKEEGCDPSDFHVQLGMALSQEKFEVDEDVYVKFKALGYADEFIYFNEATNKYHIDNQKTVEKQLKLAGIPENQIDVDRTCTYVSSDGFSYRQDKQAGRHASFIMKKCN
- a CDS encoding CotH kinase family protein, yielding MATNEKLPEYRLFIHPLDLHELRKDIWIDDPVSAKLTIHGKKYEVDIAYRGSHIRGFPKKSYQVSLYKPTTYRNANTFHLNAEYKDPSLMRNKLSFDFFNEIGCLAPQSRFVFLKVNGKNEGVYLELESVDDRFLANRGLPAGSIFYAVDGDANFSLMSDLDKEVKKSLAIGYELKCGAQEDTDHLHQMIIDINTISREDFEKEIVDYIDVDKYLLWLAGVVFTQNFDGFVHNYALYRNEKSGLYEIIPWDYDATWGRDVNGEEMRSDYLRITGFNTLTARILDSSTFRNQYKSLLQDIVNNQFTVEYLKPKIERMHASLRPYVLLDPYKKDSIDRFDKEPDYILNYIEERTAFIKREVELLD
- a CDS encoding GNAT family N-acetyltransferase, producing the protein MEFIRVNDIEDPLFAKMHTLLGEIFPPEEVLEFDLWKEPLEDPSIRVFVAVREGEVVGATEYRYYPDWNIAMTDFTIIGQSGLGIGRFLAKKREEDLRRLAEENGKTLFGMFAEIYDPYDREDFDFGGVMAMNPYVRREVLSHLGYKRLNFPYIHPSWKNDGEAVEGLDFCFMPTDEQVTEIPSSLIVDFLTDYYSVLSNKPQHWLDMIDELKQLEYVELCPL
- a CDS encoding GNAT family N-acetyltransferase, yielding MVPHEGSFIPVVVRNYTRSDFDAMIALQADCFPPPFPEELWWSREQLENHVSLFPEGAVCVEHDGRIIGSLTGLLVNFNPDEPMHTWEDVTDGGFIRNHDPDGDTLYIVDICISPEFRKAGLGKWMMQAIYQLAVKLDVERVLGGGRMPGYGKVAGEKSPQQYVDEVVQGTLKDPVVTFLLRCGRMPVTLIENYLQDEESHNYALLMEWKNPFKRGE
- a CDS encoding carbon-nitrogen hydrolase family protein, with translation MKLRVSAVQYHLHSISSFEEFAAQCEHYIRNAQEYGAEFVLFPEFFTTQLLSIGDEHGKALSIEALPGFTDQYIELFTTLAKETNMHIIGGTHVIQREGRLYNVAHLFFPDGTVEEQAKLHITPFEIEGWNMAAGDELKVFDTEKGRIAILTCYDIEFPEIVRMVKAAGADVIFCPSCTDDRHGFYRVRYTSHARAIENQVYVVLTGTVGSLQTVDFMRANFGQAAIITPNDIPFPPKGLAAEGELNDDMLVTADLDLSLLYEVREKGSVTTWRDRRTDLYTDWGANPIRSESSGISQ
- a CDS encoding NAD(P)/FAD-dependent oxidoreductase; the encoded protein is MMYDCVIIGGGPAGLNAALVLGRARRKVLLFDDNQARNRVTREAHGFITRDGILPDEFRRLAHRDIANYPSVEIKSEKVASIKGLDNNHFELETAEGNSFQTIKIILATGLKDEQPNIPNIEKFYGTSLFSCPYCDGWELRDKPLAVIADKNVYKLAKEVFIWSKDLAVFTNGEGRLEADECNKLLAKGIQVYEDNIAGLEGENGQLRSVRLEDGTLIDRAGGFVTPLWSHCNQFAEELGCKLNEYGGIQTDEYGRTNVWNVYAAGDAAHIVPAQLVIAAGSGSAAAIGVNGDLTNEYFGD